In the genome of Dasypus novemcinctus isolate mDasNov1 chromosome 30, mDasNov1.1.hap2, whole genome shotgun sequence, one region contains:
- the LOC111763031 gene encoding olfactory receptor 7A10-like produces the protein MGPGNQTQISEFLLLGFSEDPEVQPLLFWLFLSMYLVTIFGNLLIILVIITDSHLHTPMYFFLSHLSLCDICLSSTTVPKMLVNIQAQSRVISYTGCVSQMYFFILFVGLDDFLLAVMAYDRFVAICRPLYYTVIMNPQICVLMVLGSWVMSVMHSCLQGLMVLQLYFCTHVEIPHFFCELRQMVLLACSDTFFNYLVMYLLAGVLAGGPLAWILFSYSKIISSIHGISSAQGKYKAFSTCASHLSVVSLFYCTSIGMYLSSAASHNTHSGASASVMYTVVTPMLNPFIYSLRNKDIKGALKKCFGGNSGNCHLLRGG, from the coding sequence ATGGGACCAGGAAATCAAACGCAAATTTCCgaatttcttctcctgggattttCAGAGGATCCAGAagtgcagcccctcctcttttggctgttcctgtccatgtacctggtcaccatcTTTGGGAACCTGCTCATAATCCTGGTCATCATCACTGACtctcacctccacacacccatgtatttcttcctctctcACCTGTCCCTTTGTGACATCTGTTTATcctccaccactgtcccaaagatgctggtgAACATTCAGGCACAGAGCAGAGTCATAAGCTATACAGGCTGCGTCTCCCAGATGTACTTTTTCATACTCTTTGTAGGGTTGGATGACTTCCTGCTggctgtgatggcctatgaccgcttcgtggccatctgcCGCCCCCTttactacacagtcatcatgaacccccagaTCTGTGTCCTGATGGTTCTGGGGTCCTGGGTCATGAGTGTTATGCATTCTTGTTTACAGGGGTTAATGGTGTTACAGCTATATTTTTGTACACATGTAGAAATCccacactttttctgtgaacttcgtCAAATGGTCCTACTCGCCTGTTCTGACACTTTTTTCAATTACTTAGTAATGTATTTACTAGCTGGAGTTCTGGCTGGGGGTCCCCTTGCTTGGATCCTCTTCTCTTACTCTAAGATCATTTCCTCCATACATGGAATCTCATCAGCTCAGGGgaagtataaagcattttccacCTGTGCATCTCACCTCTCAGTGGTCTCTCTATTTTATTGTACCAGCATAGGGATGTACCTAAGTTCTGCTGCTTCACACAACACACATTCAGGGGCAtcagcctcagtgatgtacactgtGGTCACTCCCATGCTGAACCCTTTCATCTACAGTCTGAGGAATAAAGACATAAAGGGGGCTCTGAAAAAATGCTTTGGAGGAAATTCTGGAAATTGTCATTTGCTCCGTGGTGGCTGA